The region GCAACTGTTAAGATAATGTCAGCGTCTTAGAGCGAGGTGTAGCAATGACTTTTGACCAATTTTTGAATCGAGTGCATTTGAGTGGCTTAAGGAAAATAATAGCCAGTGTGGTGGCCATTTGTATTTTGCTTGTCGCTTATTTAACGGCTTATGGCTATCGTCAAAGTCAAAATAAGCAAGTGTATGCTAATTTTATGCAAGCTTATAATCAGGGTCAAGCTGCTGATTATGTAACAGCTGAAACAGCCAAATTTCTCTATGCTAAGCCAACTGATGAGGTGGAAAATTTAGTGCTGACAGCTTTGATTCAAGCTGTGCAAAGTACAGGTAAATTTGCGCCAAGTGACAAAGAGACAGATGATGCTAGCACAGTCACATATTCAGTTTACAAGGCAGATGAAATTATTCCGTTACTTTACAAAGAGCTAAAGTCAGAAGCAAGTCCTATCAAGAATGCAATTAAGGATTTGGCTAAAGAGCCTGCTAATGAGACAGCATATACTAATTTGCGTTCTTTATTTGCTGAATGGCTTTTACGGGCCAATTTGGACAAGCAAAATTTGACGATGAGTTTAACTAGCGAACAGATAGCTAGCTCCTTGCCAGGTTTAGCCAAGTCAGTCATTGCCTTGCGTACGAGTGATTTAGGCTTGATGTCAGCCGATTTATTACCTTTACTGCAAAAAGAAGGTACAACCTTAACTGACTTGATTAAGCAAGTTGCAAGTGGCGTTGAGAGTGAGAAGCCAACAAAAACAGAAGATAATCAAGCAACTAAGGAAACTAAGCCAAGTGAGCCAACTGAGACAGCTAAGACAACTGAACCTACAAAGACACAAGCTAAAACTACAACAATAGAGTCTAAGCCTAAAGAAACAACTGAGAAGCCAACAGAAGCTCAAGTTAAGCCAACTAAGCAAAGTGCGCCAAGTAAGTCAGAGTTTAAACCTCATCTTGAGAATAATAAGCTCCCTAAGGCCACAGAAGCGCCAAAAGCTAACAGCAAGGTTGCCGCAATTGGTAAATATTATCAAGTCAAGAAACAGGATAACTTGTTCGATTTAGCTGAGCAGGCTTATGCAGCTAAATGTGAAGATTTTTACGATAATGCAGACAAATACATCGAACTTATCATTCAGGCTAACAAATTGCCAGTACGTAAAAACGTTGTTTATCTGCGCGAAAAACAGGTGATTTACATTCCAGCCGCAAGATAAGTAAATTGCCAAGCTGAGAGATTAAAATTTAAGAAAGCTAGTTTGGTTACTAATGACTGAACTAGCTTTTCTGTTAGTTATATCGATAAATGAGCTAAAATAATTGCTCTATTTAGGCTAATAGACTATAATATAGGTGATTCACAGAGCATAATTTGTGATAGATGCATGAGAGGAGTGTGGCATATATGAAGTTTAGTCTCAAGGGTATTAATGTTAAAATCAGTGATCGCATGAAGGAACATTGTACGAAGAAGATTGCTAAACTTGAGCGCAGCTTATCAGCGCAAGATCAGTTGGAAGCTAAGTTTACAGCTGTTAATAACAGTGTGACATGTGAGTTGACGCTCAAAATTGCAGGCCATTTTTATCGTACAGAGGCTAATGTTACAGATGCAGTTGTCGCTTTTGACCAAGCTTTAGATTTAATGGAACGCAAGTTACGTAAACACAAAACACGCATCTTGAAGCTCCATCATAATAGCGAGGGATTGAAACGCTTCTATGCAACTATGGCTGAGGATTTTGCCAAAGAGGAAGATGCAGATACTCCTAAGATAAGTAAACATAAGCAATTCCATATCGATGCAATGGATGAAGAGGAAGCTTTATTACAGATGCAGTTACTTGGTCATAGCTTCTTTGCTTATTTGAATGCTGATAGCGGCAAGGTGAATATTATCTATGCCCGTAAGCAAGGTGAGTATGGCATCTTAGAGTTGGATTATTGATCATTTACTGGGGTAAGTGATTTATGGTATTGGGGAGGAGCAGGCAGCTAACGCTGCCTGCTTTTTTAGGCCCTAAATTAGTTTCGAGTTAGCGTTTTTAAAGTCACTTCATAAACTAGTCATCGCATTTAAGAGCTTTAATTGTTATAATTTGAGGCATGAATGCGAACAATCAAAGCTTATACAATGAATTAAATCAGGATCAGCGCCAAGCTGTACTTTATGGCACAGGCCCGTTACTTATATTGGCAGGAGCTGGATCTGGTAAAACCCGTGTTATCACTTATCGTATCAGTCATTTAATTAAGGATTTAGGTATACTTCCACAACAGATAATGGCTTTAACTTTTACAAACAAGGCGGCGCTTGAGATGAAAGAGCGTATCGGCCAAATGGTAGGTGACGATACTTCAAGAATGTGGATTGGTACTTTCCACTCTGTAATGGTTAAGGTTTTACGGCAATTTGCACCGTTACTTGGCTACCAGTCTAATTTTCAGATTTTAGATACAGATGAACAAGCGAAGTTATTGAAGAATTTGATTGCCGATAAAAAGTTAGACCGTGACGTTTACGAGCCAAAAGCCGTTTTGCATGCTATTTCGAAGCAGAAGAACAAGCTTTTAACTGTAGAGGAATTTTTAAGCAAATATCCTAATCCACAGCGTTGCTTAGATGGTGCAGCCAAACTCTGTCAGCCTTTATATGCTGATTATCAGGCAGCTTTGAAGAATTTGAATGCAATGGATTTTGATGATTTGTTGCTGAATGCCTACCTTTTGTTCAGCCAAGAGCCAGCTGTTTTAGAGGTGTACCAAAAGCGCTTTTTATACATTTTTGTTGACGAGTATCAAGATACGAACTTTGCGCAATATCAGCTTATTCATATGTTAAGCGCTAAGCATCGCAATTTATGTGTTGTGGGTGACGATGATCAGTCAATTTATGCTTTTAGAGGCGCTGATGTCAGCATTATCCTCAACT is a window of Amygdalobacter nucleatus DNA encoding:
- the hpf gene encoding ribosome hibernation-promoting factor, HPF/YfiA family, whose amino-acid sequence is MKFSLKGINVKISDRMKEHCTKKIAKLERSLSAQDQLEAKFTAVNNSVTCELTLKIAGHFYRTEANVTDAVVAFDQALDLMERKLRKHKTRILKLHHNSEGLKRFYATMAEDFAKEEDADTPKISKHKQFHIDAMDEEEALLQMQLLGHSFFAYLNADSGKVNIIYARKQGEYGILELDY